The Corylus avellana chromosome ca8, CavTom2PMs-1.0 genome has a segment encoding these proteins:
- the LOC132190627 gene encoding putative pectinesterase 63, translating to MVEKVTSIALHVALTTILLVASLVMSDDTAPAPADKSQLDNWFNSIVKPYTQRAATLDPALVAAENSSKVIKVSKTGGGNFNTVSDAIKSIPPGNTKRVIVHIGPGVYDERIRIDWTKPFVTFYGSPANMPTLTSSGTAAQYGTDDSATLVVESNYFVAANIILVNSAPRPGNGKSGGQALAMRIAGDKAAFYNCKFKGFQDTVCSDHGNHLVKNCYIEGTVDFIFGSGTSLYLNTVLNVPGDGGFTAITAHGELPSETNGFSFVHCSVTGTGNGTYLGRAWRPYSRVIYSYTTMSGIVNPLGWSDNSHPERDRTVYYGEYKCSGPGSDLSRRVPYTKKLSDNEARPFLALHFIQASSWLLPPPTL from the exons ATGGTTGAAAAAGTGACATCTATCGCACTCCATGTGGCTCTCACGACAATTCTCCTTGTTGCATCCCTTGTCATGTCGGATGATACGGCGCCGGCGCCCGCCGACAAGTCACAACTAGACAACTGGTTCAACAGCATTGTCAAGCCCTACACGCAGAGAGCGGCTACTCTAGACCCTGCACTCGTGGCGGCTGAGAATAGTTCTAAAGTTATTAAGGTTAGCAAAACCGGGGGAGGGAATTTCAATACCGTCTCTGACGCCATTAAAAGCATTCCGCCGGGGAATACAAAACGTGTCATTGTGCATATTGGACCTGGAGTATACGATGAGAGAATTAGAATTGACTGGACTAAGCCTTTTGTTACTTTCTACGGATCGCCGGCAAATATGCCAACTTTGACATCTTCTGGGACGGCGGCACAGTATGGAACAGATGATAGTGCCACCTTGGTTGTCGAATCTAATTACTTTGTTGCTGCAAACATTATTCTTGTG AATTCTGCGCCAAGGCCTGGGAACGGCAAAAGTGGAGGGCAGGCACTTGCAATGAGGATCGCTGGCGACAAGGCTGCCTTCTATAATTGCAAGTTCAAAGGATTTCAGGATACCGTCTGTTCCGACCATGGCAACCATCTCGTTAAGAACTGCTACATTGAAGGCACTGTCGATTTCATTTTTGGGAGTGGCACTTCTCTTTATTTG aatACTGTATTAAATGTACCTGGGGATGGTGGGTTCACGGCGATCACAGCACATGGGGAACTTCCCTCGGAGACCAATGGATTCTCGTTTGTGCATTGCAGCGTAACAGGCACTGGAAATGGTACATACTTGGGAAGAGCATGGAGACCCTATTCCAGAGTGATTTACTCCTACACTACCATGAGCGGCATTGTCAATCCTCTTGGATGGAGTGATAACTCACACCCAGAACGTGACAG AACCGTTTACTATGGAGAATACAAATGCTCAGGACCGGGTTCAGATCTTTCTCGCCGTGTCCCGTATACAAAGAAATTGAGTGACAATGAAGCCCGACCATTCCTCGCCCTTCACTTTATTCAGGCTTCCTCATGGTTGCTCCCTCCTCCAACGCTGTAA